The following are encoded in a window of Arthrobacter woluwensis genomic DNA:
- a CDS encoding MOSC domain-containing protein, which translates to MSAVGHLEALHRSPVHGFSKETVESLRLLEGQGVEGDAHCGVTVQHRSRVAADPSQPNLRQVHLIHAELFDELRAAGFAVKPGDLGENLTTRGVDLLSLPVGTRLVMGAAVVTVTGLRNPCQQINGFQTGLLKQVLKVDREGSPVRLAGVMGIVSRGGEVSTGDAFEVRLPAGEHFPLTRV; encoded by the coding sequence ATGAGCGCCGTCGGACACCTCGAGGCATTGCATCGCAGCCCGGTGCACGGCTTCTCCAAGGAGACGGTGGAGTCGTTGCGGCTGCTGGAGGGGCAGGGTGTCGAGGGGGATGCCCATTGCGGGGTGACCGTTCAGCACCGGTCGCGGGTGGCGGCGGACCCCTCCCAGCCGAACCTCCGGCAGGTGCATCTGATCCACGCCGAGCTCTTCGATGAGCTGCGTGCCGCGGGCTTCGCCGTGAAGCCGGGGGATCTGGGGGAGAACCTGACCACGAGGGGTGTGGATCTCCTGTCCCTTCCGGTGGGCACGCGGCTCGTCATGGGGGCGGCGGTCGTCACCGTCACGGGTCTGCGTAACCCCTGTCAGCAGATCAACGGCTTCCAGACCGGACTCCTGAAGCAGGTTCTGAAGGTCGACCGGGAGGGCAGTCCGGTCCGTCTGGCCGGGGTCATGGGCATCGTGTCGCGGGGTGGCGAGGTCTCGACCGGGGACGCCTTCGAAGTGCGGCTGCCGGCCGGCGAGCACTTTCCTTTGACACGGGTCTGA